The following are encoded together in the Blautia obeum ATCC 29174 genome:
- a CDS encoding alpha/beta hydrolase — translation MNIAKIHVWKVPVLLYGDLADRVLIYIHGQGGRKEEAESFAEIATNYGWQVISVDLPEHGERKDKARFVPWEIIPELQKIMKSAKENWKVIGIYACSIGAYFSIQAFQNTKPDICLLVSPVLDMEDMISNMMLQAQVTEEQLKERQEIKTETGVVLSCKYLCWVREHPVKSICKETNILYGTQDEMIPYKIVKKFSEENNCRLNFVENGQPWLHTDREAVAMRKWEQTVLEESRSIIPNK, via the coding sequence ATGAACATAGCAAAAATTCATGTCTGGAAAGTGCCGGTCCTTTTATATGGAGATTTGGCAGATAGAGTATTGATATATATACATGGACAGGGTGGAAGAAAAGAAGAAGCAGAATCATTTGCTGAAATTGCAACAAATTATGGATGGCAGGTTATTAGTGTAGATCTCCCAGAGCATGGAGAAAGAAAGGATAAGGCAAGATTTGTACCTTGGGAAATTATACCAGAGTTACAGAAAATTATGAAAAGTGCCAAAGAAAACTGGAAAGTAATTGGGATATATGCATGTAGTATAGGTGCGTATTTTTCTATACAGGCGTTTCAGAATACAAAACCTGATATATGTTTATTGGTATCACCGGTTTTGGATATGGAAGATATGATTTCTAATATGATGTTACAGGCACAGGTGACAGAAGAGCAGTTAAAAGAGAGGCAGGAAATCAAAACAGAAACGGGAGTGGTTTTGTCCTGTAAGTATTTGTGCTGGGTGCGAGAACATCCAGTGAAGTCTATCTGCAAAGAAACAAATATTTTATATGGAACTCAGGATGAAATGATCCCGTATAAGATTGTAAAAAAATTTTCGGAAGAAAATAATTGCCGACTGAATTTTGTGGAAAATGGGCAGCCTTGGCTTCATACAGACAGGGAAGCAGTGGCTATGCGGAAGTGGGAACAGACCGTACTGGAAGAAAGCAGAAGTATAATTCCAAATAAATAA
- a CDS encoding type II toxin-antitoxin system RelE/ParE family toxin, whose protein sequence is MTDSYKVGYSVDALDDLREIYSYIANELLVPETASAQLSRIRKEVRSLDFMPARYALVDWEPWHSMKMHQLPVDNFIVYYLVDDKERTVTVARIFYGGRDIEEIINSNK, encoded by the coding sequence ATGACAGATAGCTATAAAGTCGGCTATTCTGTAGATGCACTTGATGACTTACGTGAAATCTATTCGTACATTGCGAATGAACTCCTTGTTCCGGAGACTGCTTCTGCTCAGCTGAGCCGTATCCGAAAAGAGGTTCGTTCATTGGATTTCATGCCAGCTCGCTATGCGTTAGTTGACTGGGAGCCTTGGCATTCGATGAAAATGCATCAGCTTCCGGTAGACAACTTTATTGTGTATTATCTTGTCGATGATAAAGAGAGGACAGTTACAGTAGCACGAATATTCTACGGTGGTCGAGATATCGAAGAAATTATAAATTCAAATAAATAA
- a CDS encoding type II toxin-antitoxin system RelB/DinJ family antitoxin: MANTSAVYARIDTNLKDNAESILSQLGISPSSAIQMFYSQIVLKKGMPFELKLPSSKPLAVGAMTKEQLDAELRKGVDSIKAGKVYSADEVDAALAKEFGI, from the coding sequence ATGGCAAATACATCTGCTGTTTATGCAAGAATAGATACCAATCTCAAGGATAATGCTGAGAGTATTCTTTCTCAGCTTGGCATTTCTCCATCCAGTGCAATTCAGATGTTTTATAGTCAAATTGTACTGAAGAAGGGTATGCCGTTTGAACTGAAACTTCCTTCTTCTAAGCCATTAGCTGTTGGTGCAATGACCAAAGAACAGCTTGATGCAGAACTCCGGAAGGGTGTAGATTCCATCAAAGCAGGAAAGGTATATTCTGCGGATGAAGTCGATGCGGCACTTGCAAAGGAGTTTGGTATATGA